Proteins from a genomic interval of Streptomyces sp. NBC_00820:
- a CDS encoding helix-turn-helix transcriptional regulator codes for MEPANGVVWRNRALLLFDRVPMPIALCDVYGSVVLANLTMAAEFGTTPGRLRERNVLDLFRPQEAVQVERIAEALRMRRRSRYQVSVSWSPPAGPDRYGELTADPVSDTGGETPALLVMLHVRGECAAPREPEPAAVTAIEGRVLALLAAGATTDRAARELGLSRDGVTYHLRRLSARWDAGNRTELVARAYALGVLTPGVWPPEPRTATEAE; via the coding sequence ATGGAGCCGGCCAACGGCGTGGTGTGGCGCAACCGCGCCCTGTTGCTCTTCGACAGGGTGCCGATGCCGATCGCCCTCTGCGACGTGTACGGCTCGGTGGTGCTGGCCAATCTGACGATGGCGGCGGAGTTCGGTACGACGCCGGGACGGCTGCGGGAGCGGAATGTGCTGGACCTGTTCCGCCCGCAGGAGGCCGTCCAGGTGGAGCGGATCGCCGAGGCGCTGCGGATGCGGCGCCGCTCGCGCTACCAGGTCTCGGTGTCCTGGAGCCCGCCCGCCGGGCCCGACCGGTACGGGGAACTGACGGCGGACCCGGTGAGCGACACCGGCGGCGAGACGCCCGCGCTGCTGGTGATGCTGCACGTACGGGGCGAGTGTGCGGCCCCGCGCGAGCCGGAGCCCGCCGCGGTCACCGCGATCGAGGGCCGGGTCCTCGCCCTGCTGGCCGCCGGCGCCACGACCGACCGGGCCGCCCGCGAACTCGGCCTCAGTCGCGACGGCGTCACCTACCATCTGCGCCGTCTGTCGGCCCGCTGGGATGCCGGCAACCGCACGGAACTGGTCGCGCGCGCCTACGCGTTGGGCGTCCTCACCCCGGGCGTGTGGCCGCCGGAGCCCAGGACGGCCACAGAGGCGGAGTGA
- a CDS encoding VanZ family protein, whose product MSRTALRLPEVLRAPRWRGRPGGPKTGSERHPAPEEHRSPRRRRIIAVRRSPKGRGSAEERPVPGQRPLPLPLRLLAMLLAFVCMVAFAVVLARLTLRPSPASVALTHSNLHPGRSLQAYLNQAQLRDALKQVGGNIVLGIPFGVLVPVLAPRARGVLRVLFLTALVMLMVELTQGALITGRAFDIDDVILNTSGALVGWLLLGRRLGRAVHARVRKQVDG is encoded by the coding sequence ATGAGCCGTACCGCCCTACGCCTGCCCGAGGTCTTGCGCGCCCCGCGGTGGCGGGGACGGCCCGGGGGGCCGAAGACGGGATCCGAGCGGCATCCGGCCCCCGAGGAACACCGCTCGCCGCGCCGGCGCCGGATCATCGCGGTGCGCCGGTCCCCGAAGGGGCGCGGCTCCGCGGAAGAGCGCCCGGTTCCCGGACAGCGACCCCTCCCCCTCCCCCTGCGGCTCCTGGCGATGCTGCTCGCCTTCGTCTGCATGGTGGCGTTCGCCGTCGTCCTCGCCCGGCTCACCTTGCGGCCTTCCCCCGCGTCGGTGGCCCTGACGCACAGCAATCTGCACCCCGGCCGCTCCCTCCAGGCCTACCTGAACCAGGCGCAGTTGCGCGACGCGCTCAAGCAGGTCGGCGGGAACATCGTCCTCGGCATTCCGTTCGGGGTGCTCGTACCGGTGCTCGCCCCGCGTGCGCGAGGGGTCCTGCGCGTGCTGTTCCTCACGGCGCTGGTGATGCTGATGGTGGAGCTGACCCAGGGCGCGCTGATCACCGGGCGCGCCTTCGACATCGACGACGTCATCCTCAACACCAGCGGGGCACTGGTGGGTTGGCTGCTCCTGGGGCGACGGCTCGGACGGGCGGTGCACGCGCGGGTGCGCAAGCAGGTGGACGGGTGA
- a CDS encoding Na(+)/H(+) antiporter subunit B produces the protein MADALVVVLLLVAACATAAVAVRDPARQALVLSVLGLVLAVLFTVLQAPDVGLSQLAVGSTLTPLLIMLAARKVRRRGRTEDDPR, from the coding sequence GTGGCTGACGCCCTCGTCGTCGTCCTCCTGCTGGTGGCCGCCTGCGCCACCGCCGCCGTGGCCGTGCGCGATCCGGCCCGGCAGGCACTCGTGCTGTCGGTGCTCGGTCTCGTCCTGGCCGTCCTGTTCACGGTGCTGCAGGCCCCGGACGTCGGCCTGTCCCAGCTGGCCGTCGGATCCACGCTCACCCCGCTGCTGATCATGCTGGCGGCGCGCAAGGTCAGGCGGCGCGGCCGGACCGAGGACGACCCCCGGTGA
- a CDS encoding DUF3626 domain-containing protein gives MVLEDAPASRGCRALEHVAARTSGPPLDPGVRITLNFHPDRLSAGVPILRALARDGAYHSQFVTGTSNGGLTAHPGGDRWRWESRIFGGAYDDAVPAERPVYGALDFRRQVVGAAPRFGFSHLRLAAPVLNRATFCYPDSAAEPSDFGVAGAMPLIAVAEADEQDALDDYVESHVHGGVVLARDVEALVLDASYRGTPVETAARALPFPVHWHPGYRLTVPGLRRHADYRGPRYADLAARIAEHGLITPRVIGDAARSGRYDLQDLKMVWHTLARFGAPEGAGTARSTPAPSRSGGHAATAEATAPGR, from the coding sequence ATGGTTTTGGAGGATGCCCCGGCGTCGCGTGGGTGCCGGGCACTGGAACACGTGGCGGCGCGGACCAGCGGGCCGCCACTGGACCCCGGCGTCCGTATCACCCTCAACTTCCACCCGGACCGGCTGTCCGCCGGAGTACCGATCCTGCGGGCGCTCGCCCGGGACGGCGCCTACCACTCCCAGTTCGTCACCGGCACCAGCAACGGAGGCCTCACCGCCCACCCGGGCGGAGACCGCTGGCGCTGGGAGAGCCGGATCTTCGGCGGTGCGTACGACGACGCGGTCCCGGCGGAGCGTCCGGTCTACGGCGCCCTCGACTTCCGCCGGCAGGTCGTGGGCGCCGCCCCGCGCTTCGGCTTCTCGCACCTCAGGCTGGCCGCCCCGGTCCTGAACCGGGCCACCTTCTGCTATCCCGACAGTGCCGCCGAACCCTCCGACTTCGGCGTGGCCGGGGCCATGCCCCTCATCGCGGTCGCCGAGGCCGACGAGCAGGACGCGCTCGATGACTACGTCGAGAGCCATGTCCACGGGGGTGTGGTGCTCGCCCGGGACGTCGAGGCGCTCGTGCTGGACGCGAGTTACCGGGGCACGCCCGTGGAGACGGCGGCCCGGGCCCTGCCCTTCCCCGTCCACTGGCACCCCGGCTACCGCCTCACCGTCCCCGGACTCCGCCGCCACGCCGACTACCGAGGTCCGCGGTACGCCGACCTCGCCGCGCGCATCGCCGAGCACGGCCTGATCACCCCGCGAGTCATCGGCGACGCGGCCCGCTCCGGACGGTACGACCTCCAGGACCTGAAGATGGTCTGGCACACCCTGGCCCGCTTCGGAGCCCCGGAGGGCGCGGGCACGGCGCGTTCCACACCGGCGCCCTCCCGATCCGGCGGCCACGCCGCGACGGCGGAAGCGACGGCTCCGGGGCGGTGA
- a CDS encoding MnhB domain-containing protein, whose translation MSRRLRLWLLATGSAGVAALLVAAALDLPAFGGRWHPYGERAVQASLSRRTANTIASVNFDQRAYDTLGEIGILFAAVLGCVVLLRLARDEHRARPEPAEVARPVRRYALIVLPVALLTGIYLVAHGQLSPGGGFQGGVVAATALHLLYLGADYRALERARPLAVFETTDALAVGAYVVLGLAGVVAGTACLANTLLPYGTFNTLSSGGAVPLLNAAVGMEVASAVVVLLAGFLDQAVEIEE comes from the coding sequence GTGAGCCGCCGCCTGCGCCTGTGGCTGCTGGCCACCGGGAGCGCCGGAGTGGCCGCGCTGCTGGTCGCCGCCGCACTCGATCTGCCCGCCTTCGGCGGCCGATGGCACCCGTACGGCGAACGCGCCGTGCAGGCCTCGCTCTCCCGGCGCACCGCCAACACCATCGCCTCCGTCAACTTCGACCAACGCGCCTACGACACCCTCGGCGAGATCGGCATCCTGTTCGCCGCCGTCCTCGGCTGCGTGGTCCTCCTGCGCCTGGCCCGCGACGAACACCGGGCGCGGCCGGAACCCGCCGAGGTGGCCCGCCCGGTCCGCCGCTACGCGCTGATCGTGCTGCCCGTCGCGCTGCTCACCGGCATCTACCTCGTCGCCCACGGCCAGCTCAGTCCGGGCGGCGGCTTCCAGGGCGGGGTCGTCGCGGCCACCGCCCTGCACCTGCTGTACCTCGGCGCCGACTACCGCGCGCTGGAACGGGCCCGCCCCCTCGCCGTGTTCGAGACCACCGACGCACTCGCCGTCGGCGCGTACGTCGTCCTCGGCCTCGCCGGTGTCGTAGCGGGCACCGCGTGCCTGGCCAACACGCTGCTGCCCTACGGCACCTTCAACACGCTGTCCTCCGGCGGCGCCGTCCCCCTGCTGAACGCGGCCGTCGGCATGGAGGTGGCGAGCGCGGTCGTCGTCCTGCTCGCCGGATTCCTGGACCAGGCCGTCGAGATCGAGGAGTGA
- a CDS encoding bifunctional cytochrome P450/NADPH--P450 reductase, translated as MPPTALRPEAAEDRPGPVVIPLVDISAIGPGRTPVQQVMELMREHGPVIVRRLHGWNTLFVADADMVADLADEERFAKHISPALENVREFAADGLFTAYNDEPNWAKAHDILMPAFALGSMRTYHPVMLKVTQRLLASWDRAARDDRAVDIPDDMTRMTLDTIGLAGFDFDFGSFDRNEPHPFVESMVRCLEWSMNRLARVPGKDYSAADEAFREDADYLARVVDEVIASRTGTDQSAAEDLLGLMLTAEHPDDGTTLDTENIRNQVITFLIAGHETTSSAMSFALYYLAKHPAALQLVQREADALWGDTPDPEPTYDEVGRLTYTRQVLNEALRLWPTAPAFTRRALQDTLLGGRIPLKAGQPVTVLTSMLHREPMWGDNPELFDPSRFTAEAEAARPVHAFKPFGTGERACIGRQFALHEATMLLAMIVHRFRLHDHADYELTVKETLTLKPEGFTLTLTPRTPADRVHAPLPGAPAAIVEGARDDAALPSRVLPGTGALLLHGSNYGTCREFAAQLADEAADLGCDTQVAPLDDFADGLPTDRPVIITAASYNGRPTDDATAFHAWLDGTPDLTGVTYAVLGVGDRNWAATYQHVPTRVDDRLAELGATRLTERAAADASGDLNGTVREFTARMRTALLEQYGDPDATTATAAEPATGYEVRTLTGGPLDALAERHGLVPMTVAEARDLTAPGYPRVKRLLRVALPDGVTYRTADHFTVMPENDPALVERAAAALGVDLDTVLDIRAARPRRDGLAVDRPLTARQLFTYHVELNERPTPHQRAALADANPCPPEKVALAALTDDDPRTLVEVVEDNPALRGALDWPALLDLLTPLRPRIYSVSSSPAADSRHADLMVSLLEAPARSGNGVYRGTGSGYLNSLKAGGTVLARVQPCREAFRIDSASPEPVIMIGAGTGLAPFRGAIADRTAAVAEGAELAPALCYFGCDAPDADYLHSEELRAAEAAGAVSMRPAFSEQPEDGVMFVQHRVAAEADEVWELLTAGARVFVCGDGSRMAPGVREAFRTLYQDRTPGADRAAADAWLDTLVADGRYVEDVYAAG; from the coding sequence ATGCCCCCCACCGCACTGCGCCCCGAGGCCGCCGAGGACCGACCCGGTCCGGTCGTCATCCCCCTCGTCGACATCTCCGCCATCGGCCCCGGCCGCACCCCCGTCCAGCAGGTCATGGAACTGATGCGGGAGCACGGGCCGGTGATCGTGCGCCGCCTGCACGGGTGGAACACGCTGTTCGTCGCCGACGCCGACATGGTGGCCGACCTCGCCGACGAGGAGCGGTTCGCCAAGCACATCTCGCCCGCCCTGGAGAACGTGCGCGAGTTCGCCGCCGACGGTCTGTTCACCGCGTACAACGACGAGCCCAACTGGGCCAAGGCGCACGACATCCTGATGCCCGCCTTCGCGCTCGGCTCGATGCGCACCTACCACCCCGTGATGCTGAAGGTGACCCAGCGGCTCCTCGCCTCCTGGGACCGTGCGGCGCGGGACGACCGGGCGGTCGACATCCCCGACGACATGACCCGGATGACGCTCGACACCATCGGACTGGCCGGATTCGACTTCGACTTCGGCTCCTTCGACCGCAACGAGCCCCACCCGTTCGTGGAGTCGATGGTCCGCTGCCTCGAGTGGAGCATGAACCGGCTGGCCCGCGTCCCCGGCAAGGACTACTCGGCGGCCGACGAGGCCTTCCGCGAGGACGCCGACTACCTCGCCCGCGTCGTCGACGAGGTCATCGCCTCCCGCACCGGCACCGACCAGAGCGCCGCCGAGGACCTGCTCGGCCTCATGCTCACCGCCGAGCACCCGGACGACGGCACCACCCTCGACACCGAGAACATCCGCAACCAGGTCATCACCTTCCTGATCGCGGGTCACGAGACCACCTCCAGCGCGATGTCCTTCGCGCTGTACTACCTGGCCAAGCACCCGGCCGCTCTCCAGCTCGTCCAGCGCGAGGCCGACGCGCTGTGGGGCGACACCCCCGACCCCGAGCCGACGTACGACGAGGTCGGCAGGCTGACGTACACCCGGCAGGTCCTCAACGAGGCGCTGCGCCTGTGGCCGACCGCGCCCGCCTTCACCCGGCGCGCCCTCCAGGACACCCTGCTCGGCGGGCGGATCCCGCTCAAGGCCGGACAGCCGGTCACCGTGCTCACCTCGATGCTGCACCGTGAGCCGATGTGGGGCGACAACCCCGAGCTGTTCGACCCCTCGCGGTTCACCGCGGAGGCCGAGGCGGCCCGGCCGGTGCACGCCTTCAAGCCGTTCGGCACCGGTGAACGCGCCTGCATCGGGCGGCAGTTCGCCCTGCACGAGGCGACCATGCTGCTCGCGATGATCGTCCACCGCTTCCGGCTGCACGACCACGCCGACTACGAGCTCACGGTGAAGGAGACGCTCACCCTCAAGCCCGAGGGCTTCACGCTGACCCTCACCCCGCGCACCCCGGCCGACCGCGTGCACGCGCCGCTGCCGGGTGCTCCCGCCGCCATCGTGGAAGGCGCGCGCGACGACGCCGCCCTCCCCTCCCGTGTCCTTCCGGGCACCGGTGCCCTCCTCCTGCACGGCAGCAACTACGGCACCTGCCGCGAGTTCGCCGCGCAACTCGCCGACGAGGCCGCCGACCTCGGCTGCGACACCCAGGTGGCTCCCCTGGACGACTTCGCCGACGGTCTGCCCACCGACCGTCCGGTGATCATCACGGCCGCCTCCTACAACGGCCGCCCCACCGACGACGCCACCGCCTTCCACGCCTGGCTGGACGGCACCCCCGACCTGACCGGCGTGACGTACGCCGTCCTCGGTGTCGGCGACCGCAACTGGGCCGCCACCTACCAGCACGTGCCGACCCGCGTCGACGACCGCCTCGCCGAACTCGGCGCCACCCGGCTGACCGAGCGCGCCGCCGCCGACGCCTCCGGCGATCTCAACGGCACCGTCCGCGAGTTCACCGCCCGGATGCGCACCGCCCTGCTGGAACAGTACGGCGACCCCGACGCCACGACCGCCACCGCGGCCGAGCCCGCCACCGGCTACGAGGTCCGCACCCTGACCGGCGGCCCCCTGGACGCACTCGCCGAGCGCCACGGGCTCGTGCCCATGACGGTTGCCGAGGCCCGCGACCTCACCGCCCCCGGCTACCCGCGCGTCAAGCGACTCCTGCGCGTCGCCCTGCCCGACGGCGTCACCTACCGCACCGCCGACCACTTCACGGTGATGCCCGAGAACGACCCGGCCCTCGTCGAGCGTGCCGCCGCCGCGCTCGGCGTCGACCTGGACACCGTCCTCGACATCCGCGCCGCCCGCCCGCGCCGCGACGGCCTCGCCGTCGACCGCCCGCTGACGGCACGCCAGTTGTTCACGTACCACGTCGAGCTGAACGAGCGTCCGACCCCGCACCAGCGGGCCGCGCTCGCCGACGCCAACCCGTGCCCGCCGGAGAAGGTGGCCCTCGCCGCCCTGACCGACGACGACCCGCGCACCCTCGTCGAGGTCGTCGAGGACAACCCGGCCCTGCGCGGCGCCCTCGACTGGCCGGCCCTCCTCGACCTGCTCACCCCGCTGCGCCCGCGCATCTACTCGGTCTCCTCGTCGCCCGCGGCGGACTCCCGCCACGCGGACCTCATGGTCTCCCTGCTGGAGGCCCCCGCGCGCTCGGGCAACGGCGTGTACCGGGGGACCGGTTCCGGTTACCTGAACTCCCTCAAGGCCGGCGGCACCGTGCTGGCGCGCGTGCAGCCCTGCCGCGAGGCGTTCCGGATCGACAGCGCCTCCCCGGAGCCGGTGATCATGATCGGTGCCGGTACCGGGCTCGCGCCCTTCCGCGGCGCCATCGCCGACCGTACGGCGGCCGTGGCCGAGGGCGCCGAACTCGCCCCCGCCCTCTGCTACTTCGGCTGCGACGCGCCCGACGCCGACTACCTCCACTCCGAGGAGCTGCGCGCCGCCGAGGCCGCCGGGGCCGTCTCGATGCGCCCGGCCTTCAGCGAACAGCCCGAGGACGGGGTGATGTTCGTCCAGCACCGCGTCGCCGCCGAGGCCGACGAGGTCTGGGAGCTGCTGACCGCCGGAGCCCGCGTCTTCGTCTGCGGCGACGGCTCGCGGATGGCGCCCGGCGTGCGTGAGGCGTTCCGCACCCTCTACCAGGACCGCACGCCCGGCGCCGACCGGGCCGCGGCCGACGCGTGGCTCGACACGCTGGTGGCCGACGGGCGTTACGTCGAGGACGTCTACGCGGCGGGCTGA
- a CDS encoding ricin-type beta-trefoil lectin domain protein — protein sequence MASPRLLRRCLFAALSVALVGSAAVAPAHAQSAAPAAAAATTFSDTFDGAAGAAVDSSKWTLETGDNVNNHERQYYTSGTHNAALDGQGHLVITARKENPANYQCWYGSCQYTSARMNTAGKFNAQYGHVEARMKIPRGQGMWPAFWMLGTPVNWPDSGEIDVMENVGFEPSTVHGTIHGPGYSGSGGIGAPYSLPGGQAFADAFHSFAVDWAPDSITWSVDGNVYQRRTPADLGGKTWVFNKPFFLILNLAVGGYWPGDPDGSTQFPQQLVVDSVSVTTSGSAAGVAIRGLAGKCADVAAANSANGTPVQLYDCNGTAAQQWTVGSDGTIRALGKCLDVKDNGTADGSVTQLWDCSGAANQKWAVSAAHDIVNPQADKCLDVTGNSSANGTRLQIWTCTGGANQKWTVG from the coding sequence ATGGCCTCCCCACGCCTGCTCCGCAGATGCCTGTTCGCCGCCCTGTCCGTCGCCCTGGTCGGCTCGGCCGCCGTGGCCCCGGCGCACGCGCAGAGCGCCGCGCCGGCGGCCGCGGCCGCCACCACGTTCTCCGACACCTTCGACGGGGCCGCCGGCGCGGCCGTCGACTCCTCGAAGTGGACGCTGGAGACCGGCGACAACGTCAACAACCACGAGCGGCAGTACTACACCTCGGGTACGCACAACGCGGCCCTGGACGGCCAGGGCCATCTGGTGATCACGGCCCGCAAGGAGAATCCGGCGAACTACCAGTGCTGGTACGGAAGTTGCCAGTACACCTCGGCCCGGATGAACACGGCCGGAAAGTTCAACGCACAGTACGGGCACGTCGAGGCCCGGATGAAGATCCCGCGCGGGCAGGGCATGTGGCCGGCGTTCTGGATGCTCGGCACGCCCGTCAACTGGCCGGACTCGGGTGAGATCGACGTGATGGAGAACGTCGGCTTCGAGCCCTCGACCGTGCACGGCACCATCCACGGCCCCGGCTACTCCGGCTCGGGCGGCATAGGCGCGCCCTACTCCCTGCCGGGCGGCCAGGCCTTCGCGGACGCGTTCCACAGCTTCGCCGTCGACTGGGCACCCGACTCGATCACCTGGTCGGTCGACGGCAACGTCTACCAGCGGCGCACACCCGCCGACCTGGGCGGGAAGACCTGGGTGTTCAACAAGCCGTTCTTCCTCATCCTGAACCTCGCCGTCGGCGGCTACTGGCCGGGCGACCCGGACGGCTCGACGCAGTTCCCGCAGCAGCTGGTGGTGGACTCGGTGTCGGTGACGACGAGCGGCAGCGCGGCCGGCGTGGCCATCCGGGGCCTGGCGGGCAAGTGCGCGGACGTGGCCGCCGCGAACTCCGCCAACGGCACCCCGGTCCAGCTCTACGACTGCAACGGCACCGCCGCGCAGCAGTGGACGGTCGGCTCGGACGGCACGATCCGGGCGCTCGGCAAGTGCCTCGACGTGAAGGACAACGGCACGGCGGACGGCTCGGTCACCCAGCTGTGGGACTGCTCGGGCGCGGCGAACCAGAAATGGGCCGTCTCGGCGGCGCACGACATCGTCAATCCGCAGGCCGACAAGTGTCTGGACGTGACCGGGAACTCCTCGGCCAACGGCACCCGTCTGCAGATCTGGACGTGCACCGGCGGGGCGAACCAGAAGTGGACGGTCGGCTGA
- a CDS encoding PHP domain-containing protein, with translation MDPVAALDRIAFLLERSQAPTYRVRAFRTAARVLSALPEGQVALRTRAGTLESLKGVGPKTAQVVREALAGEVPGYLRNLEEEAGAPLAVEGGRELLALQRGDCHTHSDWSDGGSTVEEMGWTAARLGHEWTALTDHSPRLTVARGLSPGRLREQLDLVAELNTRWAPFRLLTGIECDILEDGSLDQEPELLERLDVVVVSVHSKLRMDARAMTRRMVAAVRHPHADVLGHCTGRLVTGRGRPESEFDADEVFAACAESGTAVEINSRPERLDPPRRLLRRAVAAGTLFSIDTDAHAPGQLDWQVYGCARAEECGVPAERVVTTWSADELLAWTREGRTPGRAADPATRA, from the coding sequence ATGGATCCCGTCGCGGCCCTGGACCGGATCGCTTTCCTGCTGGAGCGGTCGCAGGCGCCCACCTACCGGGTACGGGCCTTCCGTACCGCCGCCCGGGTGCTGTCGGCGCTGCCCGAGGGGCAGGTCGCCCTGCGGACGCGGGCCGGGACCCTGGAGTCCCTGAAGGGGGTCGGGCCCAAGACCGCCCAGGTGGTGCGGGAGGCCCTGGCCGGGGAGGTTCCGGGCTATCTGCGGAACCTGGAGGAGGAGGCCGGGGCGCCGCTCGCCGTCGAGGGCGGGAGGGAGCTGCTGGCGCTGCAGCGCGGGGACTGCCACACGCATTCGGACTGGTCTGACGGCGGCAGCACGGTCGAGGAGATGGGGTGGACGGCGGCCCGCCTCGGGCACGAGTGGACGGCCCTGACCGACCACTCCCCCCGGCTGACCGTGGCCCGCGGTCTGTCACCCGGGCGGCTGCGCGAGCAGCTGGACCTGGTGGCGGAGCTGAACACGCGCTGGGCGCCGTTCAGGCTGCTCACCGGCATCGAGTGCGACATCCTGGAGGACGGCTCGCTGGACCAGGAGCCCGAGCTGCTGGAGCGGCTGGACGTCGTGGTGGTGTCGGTGCACTCCAAGCTGCGGATGGACGCGCGCGCGATGACCCGCCGGATGGTGGCCGCCGTACGCCATCCGCACGCGGACGTCCTCGGGCACTGCACGGGCCGCCTGGTCACGGGCCGTGGCCGGCCGGAATCGGAGTTCGACGCGGACGAGGTCTTCGCCGCCTGTGCCGAGTCGGGCACGGCCGTGGAGATCAACAGCCGCCCCGAGCGGCTGGACCCGCCCCGGCGGCTGCTGCGCAGGGCCGTCGCCGCGGGCACACTGTTCTCGATCGACACCGACGCGCACGCGCCCGGCCAGCTGGACTGGCAGGTCTACGGCTGTGCCCGCGCCGAGGAGTGCGGGGTGCCCGCCGAGCGGGTGGTGACCACCTGGTCGGCCGACGAGCTGCTGGCCTGGACACGGGAGGGCCGTACGCCGGGGCGCGCGGCGGACCCGGCGACCCGGGCGTGA
- a CDS encoding monovalent cation/H+ antiporter complex subunit F, with product MNGWILAATVELGGGGAAVLWGVTTGPTARRAVAQNLATSVVCPALLLLAQGYGRPSYLDLALLAAILGPVGTLVFARLLADEEERDRTGARGPTWAAAALCAAVVVALCVATGPSRALAKPVVIGALVITGNFVASRALSSGLRGVRGD from the coding sequence GTGAACGGCTGGATCCTGGCGGCGACCGTCGAGCTGGGCGGGGGAGGGGCGGCCGTTCTGTGGGGCGTGACCACCGGCCCGACGGCCCGCCGCGCCGTCGCCCAGAACCTGGCCACCTCCGTGGTCTGCCCGGCCCTCCTGCTGCTCGCCCAGGGCTACGGCCGCCCGTCCTATCTCGACCTCGCCCTGCTCGCGGCCATCCTGGGGCCCGTCGGCACACTCGTCTTCGCCCGCCTCCTCGCCGACGAGGAGGAGCGCGACCGGACCGGTGCCCGGGGGCCGACCTGGGCTGCCGCGGCCCTGTGCGCGGCCGTCGTGGTCGCGCTGTGCGTGGCCACCGGCCCGAGCCGCGCCCTGGCCAAGCCGGTGGTGATCGGAGCACTGGTGATCACCGGGAACTTCGTCGCCTCACGCGCGCTGTCGAGCGGCCTCCGCGGGGTGCGGGGTGACTGA
- a CDS encoding ROK family protein: MAGRNGRTVRDLRRGNRSAVLQRLYFDGPLSRFELGPVTGLSSGSVSNVVADLVTDGLVEEAGSVDSDGGRPRTLLRVAPHSGQMIGVDVGETRVRIELFDLALTELARAERPLTPQVYDADVIAGHIRDGVAEVLAAESAVPERLLGVGVGVPGIVEHTAEHGAVVHGQTIGWDAVPLERMLRSASPLPDTVPYFIDNGAKTLGQAEMWFGAGRGARSAVVVLLGSGVGACLVTPEVEHGRAVEWGHLTVRVRGRRCRCGAPGCLEAYAGAESLPARWREEGGRPPEDSDEETALTAMLAAAYPADGAAPDPVALAVLEETAEYLGAGLSDLINLFQPERILVGGWAGLQLGTRFLPAVRRYATTYALRHPADKVTIDLGRLGPDAVTVGAAILPLADFFARGGRRAEPATEDRLPAWRTALEDRTPR; this comes from the coding sequence GTGGCGGGGCGGAACGGGCGCACGGTGCGCGACCTGAGGCGGGGCAACCGTTCGGCCGTGTTGCAACGGCTGTACTTCGACGGCCCGCTCAGCCGGTTCGAGCTGGGCCCGGTCACCGGACTCAGCTCCGGGTCCGTCAGCAACGTCGTCGCCGACCTCGTCACCGACGGCCTGGTCGAGGAGGCCGGCAGCGTCGACTCCGACGGCGGCCGCCCCCGTACCCTTCTGCGCGTGGCCCCGCACAGCGGCCAGATGATCGGCGTGGACGTCGGCGAAACCCGCGTCCGCATCGAGCTGTTCGACCTGGCTCTCACCGAACTCGCCCGCGCCGAACGCCCGCTGACCCCGCAGGTCTACGACGCCGACGTCATCGCCGGGCACATCCGCGACGGTGTCGCCGAGGTCCTCGCGGCCGAATCCGCCGTACCCGAAAGGCTGCTGGGCGTCGGCGTCGGTGTCCCCGGCATCGTCGAGCACACCGCCGAACACGGCGCCGTCGTGCACGGGCAGACGATCGGCTGGGACGCGGTCCCGCTGGAGCGGATGCTCCGGTCCGCCTCCCCCCTGCCGGACACGGTGCCGTACTTCATCGACAACGGCGCCAAGACCCTGGGACAGGCCGAGATGTGGTTCGGCGCGGGGCGCGGCGCCCGCAGCGCCGTCGTCGTCCTCCTCGGCTCCGGCGTCGGCGCCTGCCTGGTCACCCCCGAGGTGGAGCACGGGCGCGCCGTCGAGTGGGGGCATCTCACCGTGCGGGTCCGGGGACGCCGCTGCCGCTGCGGTGCGCCCGGCTGCCTGGAGGCCTACGCGGGCGCCGAGTCACTGCCGGCCCGCTGGCGCGAGGAGGGCGGACGCCCGCCCGAGGACAGCGACGAGGAGACCGCCCTCACCGCGATGCTCGCCGCCGCCTACCCGGCCGACGGCGCCGCCCCCGACCCGGTCGCACTCGCCGTCCTGGAGGAGACCGCCGAGTACCTGGGCGCGGGGCTGTCCGACCTGATCAACCTCTTCCAGCCCGAGCGGATCCTCGTCGGTGGCTGGGCCGGGCTCCAGCTCGGCACCAGATTCCTGCCCGCCGTACGCCGGTACGCGACGACGTACGCTCTGCGTCACCCGGCCGACAAGGTCACCATCGACCTCGGCCGGCTCGGCCCCGACGCGGTCACCGTCGGTGCGGCGATCCTGCCCCTCGCCGACTTCTTCGCCCGGGGCGGCCGCCGTGCCGAGCCGGCCACCGAGGACCGCCTCCCGGCGTGGCGGACCGCCCTGGAGGACCGGACACCGCGCTGA